In one Candidatus Marinarcus aquaticus genomic region, the following are encoded:
- a CDS encoding PEP-utilizing enzyme, producing the protein MKLSSLSKAKTLEYLSNKILSAKILPLSRFYVKDYLKNKQSILNKCLESFDAEIIVRSSSSNEDNGITSHAGGFESIQNVQLRKNELEKAIDMVIQSYGDVVKNKDEVFVQPMLKNVSMSGVIFTADIDTLAPYYIINYDESGSTNSVTGGEGENLKTRIVFKNSKQDKNHKINQLIKASKECEEVFENQFLDIEFAIVDEVIYILQVRTIVTNNKLDLSEIALEKSLEKLYKKIKKLNAQHPKLLGSRSIFGVMPDWNPAEIIGIKPKRLALSLYKEIVTDEIWAYQRDNYGYRNLRSFPLLVSFLGVPFIDVRVSFNSFIPENLHNSIAAKLVEFYLEELSKNSNNHDKVEFKIVFSCYYLGIDKKLKKLQQHGFSDNEIKRIEFELLELTNNIIDIKNGLYKKDLNKIELLKEKYKDIVESNLPIIEKIYWLIEDCKRYGTLPFAGVARAAFIAVQFLNSFVEEKIITSQEQYQFLNSIETISKKISEDKKYLSKKKFLEDYGHLRPGTYDICSKRYDEAYDEYFSGFGCESKQEAFEFSKAQKEKIEQLIIENGLKCNYDGLITFIKESIQGREYAKFIFTKHLSKILIYIEEFGCKVNVSRDDLAYLDIQKFKNLYATLDHRDVKDILKKDIEKNKEFYKYTQAIKLPSLITHEDDIYSFSVGVEEANFVTLERVTSNIADIENINEINVEGKIVCIKSADPGYDYLFSKNISGLITCYGGANSHMAIRCAELKIPAVIGCGENMFLKYKKANMITIDAANKQVKIIS; encoded by the coding sequence ATGAAACTATCATCGTTATCAAAAGCAAAAACATTAGAATATTTATCGAACAAAATTCTATCAGCTAAAATATTGCCTTTGAGTAGGTTTTATGTAAAGGATTATTTAAAGAACAAGCAAAGCATTTTAAATAAATGCTTAGAGTCTTTTGATGCTGAAATCATCGTTCGTTCTTCATCTTCAAATGAAGATAATGGTATCACATCTCATGCAGGTGGTTTTGAAAGTATACAAAATGTACAACTTAGGAAAAATGAGTTAGAAAAAGCTATTGACATGGTTATACAATCATATGGTGATGTTGTGAAGAATAAAGATGAAGTGTTTGTTCAACCCATGCTTAAAAATGTATCTATGAGTGGAGTAATTTTTACTGCAGACATAGATACATTGGCTCCTTATTATATTATTAATTATGATGAGAGCGGAAGTACAAATAGTGTGACAGGTGGTGAAGGTGAGAATTTAAAAACAAGAATTGTCTTTAAAAATTCAAAACAAGACAAAAATCACAAAATAAATCAACTTATTAAAGCTTCAAAAGAGTGTGAAGAAGTTTTTGAGAATCAATTTTTAGATATTGAGTTTGCTATAGTAGATGAAGTAATTTATATTTTACAAGTAAGAACGATTGTTACAAATAATAAGCTTGATTTAAGTGAGATAGCTTTAGAAAAGAGTTTAGAAAAACTATATAAAAAAATAAAGAAATTAAATGCACAACATCCAAAGTTACTAGGAAGTCGAAGTATATTTGGTGTTATGCCTGATTGGAATCCTGCTGAGATTATAGGTATAAAGCCCAAAAGGTTAGCCCTCTCATTATATAAAGAGATAGTTACAGATGAAATATGGGCATATCAAAGAGATAATTATGGTTATAGGAACTTGAGATCTTTTCCTTTATTGGTCTCTTTTTTAGGAGTACCTTTCATAGATGTAAGGGTCTCTTTTAACTCTTTTATTCCAGAAAACTTGCATAACAGTATAGCAGCTAAATTAGTTGAATTTTATCTTGAAGAACTCTCTAAAAATTCAAATAATCATGATAAAGTTGAATTTAAAATTGTATTTTCTTGTTATTATCTTGGAATTGATAAGAAATTAAAAAAACTACAACAACACGGTTTCAGTGATAATGAAATAAAAAGAATTGAGTTTGAACTTTTAGAGCTTACTAATAATATTATAGATATAAAAAATGGTTTGTATAAAAAAGATTTAAATAAAATTGAACTTTTAAAAGAGAAGTATAAGGATATAGTAGAATCAAATTTACCTATAATAGAGAAGATATATTGGCTTATTGAGGATTGTAAACGATATGGAACACTCCCATTTGCTGGAGTTGCAAGAGCAGCGTTTATTGCTGTACAATTCTTAAACTCATTTGTAGAAGAGAAGATTATAACATCTCAAGAACAATATCAATTTTTAAACAGTATCGAAACCATATCAAAAAAAATATCTGAAGATAAAAAATATTTATCGAAAAAAAAGTTTTTAGAGGATTATGGGCACTTAAGGCCAGGTACATATGATATCTGTTCAAAAAGATATGATGAAGCATATGATGAATACTTTTCAGGTTTTGGATGTGAAAGTAAGCAAGAAGCTTTTGAATTTTCAAAAGCTCAAAAAGAAAAAATAGAGCAACTTATCATTGAAAATGGACTTAAATGTAATTATGATGGATTAATAACATTTATTAAAGAATCGATTCAGGGTCGAGAGTATGCAAAGTTTATATTTACAAAACATTTGAGTAAAATATTGATCTATATAGAAGAGTTTGGCTGTAAAGTAAATGTGAGCAGAGATGACCTTGCATATTTAGATATTCAAAAATTTAAAAATCTTTATGCAACATTAGATCATCGTGATGTTAAAGATATTCTTAAAAAAGATATTGAGAAAAATAAAGAGTTTTATAAATATACACAAGCTATTAAGCTGCCTAGTTTAATTACTCATGAAGATGATATCTATAGTTTTTCTGTAGGAGTTGAAGAAGCAAATTTTGTAACACTCGAAAGGGTTACTTCAAATATAGCTGACATAGAGAACATTAATGAGATTAATGTAGAAGGAAAAATAGTTTGTATAAAGTCTGCTGATCCAGGGTATGATTATCTTTTTTCTAAAAATATCTCAGGTTTGATTACGTGTTATGGTGGGGCGAACTCTCATATGGCAATAAGGTGTGCAGAATTGAAAATTCCTGCTGTAATTGGCTGTG
- a CDS encoding class I SAM-dependent methyltransferase, with protein MKQGDFTKLAKQYINRPAYSQLLLENLLKIMEYKTKNETFQIVEVGAGTGKLTKMLLEMGLSVIAVEPNDAMREEGIKYTNKFENVQWLKGSGEETGIKDNIADWVIMASSFHWTDPQKSLPEFARILKSEGYFTAMWNPRNIKISEFHTNIEENIKKIVPELKRVSSGIQSTQEWEYVLVSTGDFKNCFFMETDHMELMSKERYMGAWHSVNDIQVQAGVQRWNEIIAMIEKEIKDLEIIEVPYKIRAWTAKKV; from the coding sequence ATGAAGCAAGGAGATTTTACAAAATTAGCCAAGCAGTATATTAATCGACCAGCATACAGTCAATTACTTTTAGAAAACTTGTTAAAGATAATGGAGTATAAGACAAAAAATGAAACTTTTCAAATCGTTGAGGTTGGAGCAGGAACAGGTAAGTTAACAAAAATGTTACTTGAAATGGGGTTATCTGTAATAGCAGTTGAACCTAATGATGCCATGCGAGAAGAAGGGATTAAATATACAAATAAATTTGAAAATGTGCAGTGGTTAAAAGGAAGTGGTGAAGAGACAGGAATAAAAGATAATATTGCTGATTGGGTTATTATGGCTTCTTCTTTTCATTGGACTGATCCACAAAAATCATTACCAGAGTTTGCACGTATTCTTAAAAGTGAAGGGTATTTTACAGCAATGTGGAATCCTAGAAATATTAAAATATCTGAGTTCCATACAAATATTGAAGAAAATATTAAAAAAATTGTTCCAGAATTAAAACGAGTCTCATCTGGAATTCAAAGTACACAAGAGTGGGAGTACGTATTAGTTTCTACAGGAGATTTTAAGAACTGTTTTTTTATGGAAACCGATCATATGGAATTGATGAGTAAAGAGAGATATATGGGTGCATGGCATTCAGTAAATGATATACAAGTTCAAGCAGGTGTTCAAAGGTGGAATGAAATCATTGCCATGATTGAAAAAGAAATAAAAGATTTAGAGATCATTGAAGTACCTTATAAAATCAGAGCATGGACTGCAAAAAAAGTATGA
- the cysC gene encoding adenylyl-sulfate kinase — protein MQQKGKLIWVTGLSGSGKTTIGKAVYEKLKKKYDNTVFLDGDIFREVLGNDLGHTPKDRLENAKRIHKMCKFLISQDINVVCATMSLYKEIHDLNRKEIEEYFEIFIECTIEELIKRDQKGLYSKALKGQRDDVVGVNLPYDRPHNCELIIENSENNHLNEKVEQILNLIGEK, from the coding sequence ATGCAACAAAAAGGAAAACTCATTTGGGTAACCGGTCTAAGTGGAAGTGGAAAAACAACTATTGGAAAAGCAGTATATGAGAAATTAAAGAAAAAGTATGACAATACAGTTTTTTTAGATGGAGACATTTTTCGCGAAGTGTTAGGGAATGATTTGGGACATACTCCAAAAGATAGATTGGAAAATGCAAAAAGAATTCATAAAATGTGTAAATTCTTAATCTCTCAAGATATCAATGTCGTGTGTGCCACGATGTCTTTATATAAAGAGATACATGACCTTAATAGAAAAGAGATTGAAGAATATTTTGAGATTTTTATTGAGTGTACGATTGAAGAGTTGATAAAAAGAGATCAAAAAGGGTTATATTCAAAAGCTTTAAAAGGTCAAAGGGATGATGTTGTAGGTGTAAATTTACCGTATGACAGACCTCATAATTGTGAATTAATCATTGAAAACAGTGAAAACAATCACCTTAATGAAAAAGTAGAACAAATTTTAAATTTAATTGGAGAGAAGTGA
- a CDS encoding glycosyltransferase, giving the protein MSILLFETKEVMYTLDKNIELFYLPQIYFSKKELSAEQTGEKLFKFRVKGIKTFFKSTLFDKIISFEDYNNICTLTALQENSNVIVSSRVSIGNMYKNQMIHLMPYSFYVSNIKKLYKNIKVISVSQGVAEELKEYNIISKVIPNGIDIDKIKELSLVECDIKEPFLLHVGRFDTRQKGQKEALYAYSLIASKMKTKLVFIGDGKDKLHIQQEAERLKLEQRVIFKGYEQNPYCYMANCEAFLFPSVYEGLPNTFLEALSLNCKIISFKFIPSWREFAGYENVEFIDNDIEVLAQKIVDVLNQPNKKVKELNQRCINEFSLSQTFRKWENIILN; this is encoded by the coding sequence GTGTCTATTCTTTTATTTGAAACAAAAGAAGTGATGTATACTTTGGATAAAAATATAGAACTTTTTTATCTGCCGCAAATATATTTTTCTAAAAAAGAACTGTCAGCAGAACAAACTGGAGAAAAACTTTTTAAATTTAGAGTTAAAGGAATAAAAACTTTTTTTAAAAGTACATTATTTGATAAGATTATCTCTTTTGAAGATTATAATAATATTTGCACATTAACTGCTTTACAAGAGAATTCAAATGTGATTGTTTCTTCACGTGTGAGTATTGGAAATATGTATAAAAATCAAATGATACATTTGATGCCTTACAGTTTTTATGTGTCCAATATTAAAAAATTATATAAGAACATAAAAGTAATATCTGTGAGTCAAGGTGTTGCAGAAGAGTTAAAAGAATATAATATTATCTCAAAAGTGATTCCCAATGGAATAGATATAGATAAAATCAAAGAGCTTTCACTGGTCGAGTGTGATATTAAAGAACCTTTTTTGTTGCATGTCGGAAGGTTTGACACTCGACAAAAAGGACAAAAAGAGGCGTTGTATGCGTATAGTCTTATTGCCTCAAAAATGAAAACCAAATTAGTTTTTATTGGAGATGGGAAAGATAAACTACATATTCAGCAAGAGGCAGAGCGTTTGAAATTAGAGCAAAGAGTGATTTTTAAAGGTTATGAACAAAATCCTTATTGTTATATGGCCAATTGTGAAGCATTTCTTTTTCCTTCAGTGTATGAAGGACTACCCAATACTTTCTTAGAAGCATTAAGTTTAAACTGTAAAATAATCTCTTTTAAGTTTATACCATCGTGGAGAGAGTTTGCTGGTTATGAAAATGTAGAATTTATTGATAACGATATTGAAGTATTGGCTCAAAAAATAGTGGATGTATTGAATCAACCAAATAAGAAAGTTAAAGAGTTAAATCAACGTTGTATAAATGAGTTTTCTCTTTCTCAAACGTTCAGAAAATGGGAAAATATTATTTTAAATTGA
- a CDS encoding class I SAM-dependent methyltransferase — protein MMERLCHYFSYKLIPILTGSIHQPDVYVTDGFFLNWRQMKKSILKASHYVKGKCLDIGAGQAPYKKYLEEKCTEYIISDSSLTHKEMFKASDVQFVNAEATSLPFASETMDTVILTQVLEHVFDYQDVIIEAKRVLKKEGILLLSVPFIYQAHAQPYDFFRFSEFGLKTLLEKNGFEVIEFHYQGYLGTTLISIINGYIWDRTSKFRCFRNIVCLPIILPIFVFNNIIGLFLDTFKAQSFSPNFFVICRNRD, from the coding sequence ATGATGGAACGATTGTGTCATTATTTTTCTTATAAACTTATTCCAATTTTAACAGGAAGTATACATCAACCAGATGTATATGTGACCGATGGATTTTTTTTAAATTGGCGTCAAATGAAAAAATCGATTTTAAAAGCGAGTCATTATGTAAAGGGAAAATGTTTGGATATAGGCGCAGGACAAGCACCATATAAAAAATATTTAGAAGAAAAATGCACAGAGTATATTATAAGTGATTCAAGTTTAACCCATAAAGAGATGTTTAAAGCATCAGATGTTCAATTTGTTAATGCAGAAGCAACTTCTTTGCCTTTTGCTTCTGAAACAATGGATACCGTCATATTAACTCAAGTATTGGAGCATGTTTTTGATTATCAAGATGTTATAATAGAGGCCAAAAGAGTTCTCAAAAAAGAGGGCATATTACTTCTTTCTGTTCCTTTTATATATCAAGCACATGCACAACCTTATGATTTTTTTCGGTTTAGTGAATTTGGGTTAAAAACTTTATTAGAAAAGAATGGATTTGAAGTTATAGAGTTTCATTATCAAGGATATTTAGGAACAACATTAATATCAATTATAAATGGCTATATTTGGGATAGAACGAGTAAATTTAGGTGTTTTCGTAATATTGTCTGTTTGCCAATCATTTTACCTATTTTTGTATTCAATAATATCATTGGACTATTTTTAGATACCTTCAAAGCTCAATCTTTTTCTCCTAATTTTTTTGTTATTTGCAGGAATAGAGATTGA
- the asnB gene encoding asparagine synthase (glutamine-hydrolyzing) produces the protein MCGILLEVGKSSEKNFRKALDTLHHRGPDATDVWINNSVKMGHKRLAIIDLEERSNQPMKFEEYTIVFNGEIYNFKDLKKKFSFNCQTKSDTEVLLHLYKKFGHKMLDHLNGMFAFCIYDSNKEEFFIARDRFGKKPLYYSSLKGFMVSSEIKAILALLQTTPSLNKIAMQQFFSFQSSLPPYTFFEGIYKLEAGTYGIYKNNNLTIKRYYKAGEKELLNISEKEALLNIEELLFDSVQKRLVGDEEVASLLSGGIDSSLVSAIYAKVSGKKINTFSIGYDEYLHYDELNEAKEASQHIGSIHHELRIGRKDYINIMETVLTHFDEPMGDSASFPTYLISKMIHEKGIKTSLSGEGSDEIFLGYDNYFHMAQFYSMNNELSSNSKSLLKNYLDNNQNLSRSWEYLNRVCNNEQIFYSGGETFTKMQLDKLQTESCFDVREKHPYENDPYLWMSKVDLKIWIAEVLMSKIDRMSMANSLELRAPFLDYRLVDYMLSLPGHLRAGDTNKYLLKKIASKYIPTSIVNRRKKGFSSPFIEWLYAEYDKEILTLMLKVANESGLFHSEFIKYLYLEGKEGRFKQHIWSLYLFCRWYQKVFM, from the coding sequence ATGTGTGGAATACTTTTAGAAGTAGGAAAGAGCAGTGAAAAAAACTTTAGAAAAGCTCTAGATACATTACATCACAGAGGTCCAGATGCAACCGATGTATGGATAAATAACAGTGTAAAAATGGGGCACAAAAGACTGGCAATTATTGATCTTGAAGAGCGCTCTAATCAACCAATGAAATTTGAAGAGTATACAATTGTATTTAATGGAGAAATTTATAACTTTAAAGATCTAAAGAAAAAATTCTCTTTTAACTGTCAAACGAAAAGTGATACAGAGGTGTTGCTTCACTTGTATAAAAAGTTTGGACATAAAATGTTGGATCATCTTAACGGAATGTTTGCTTTTTGTATATACGACTCTAACAAAGAAGAGTTTTTTATAGCAAGAGATCGTTTTGGGAAAAAACCCCTTTACTACTCTTCACTTAAAGGATTTATGGTATCAAGTGAAATCAAAGCCATTCTTGCATTGTTACAAACCACACCTTCTCTTAATAAAATTGCAATGCAACAATTTTTTTCTTTTCAATCATCCCTCCCTCCATATACCTTTTTTGAAGGTATTTACAAATTAGAAGCTGGAACATATGGAATTTATAAAAACAATAATCTGACCATTAAAAGATATTATAAAGCAGGAGAAAAAGAACTTCTGAATATCAGTGAAAAAGAAGCACTATTAAATATTGAAGAGTTATTATTTGATTCAGTGCAGAAGCGGCTTGTTGGAGATGAAGAAGTGGCTTCATTATTATCAGGAGGTATAGACTCTTCATTGGTAAGTGCGATTTATGCAAAAGTTTCAGGAAAAAAAATCAATACCTTTTCAATTGGTTATGATGAATATTTACATTATGATGAACTGAATGAGGCTAAAGAAGCATCACAACATATTGGTTCTATCCATCATGAATTGAGAATAGGTAGAAAAGATTATATTAATATCATGGAAACTGTTTTAACACATTTTGATGAACCAATGGGAGACTCCGCATCATTTCCTACGTATTTAATCAGTAAAATGATTCATGAGAAAGGCATTAAAACGTCATTAAGTGGAGAAGGGAGTGATGAGATATTTTTAGGGTATGATAATTATTTTCATATGGCACAATTTTATTCTATGAATAATGAGCTATCAAGCAACAGTAAATCTCTTCTGAAAAACTATTTAGACAATAACCAAAATCTTTCTAGAAGTTGGGAATATTTAAATCGAGTGTGTAACAATGAACAAATCTTTTATAGTGGAGGGGAGACTTTTACAAAAATGCAATTGGATAAATTACAAACTGAAAGTTGCTTTGATGTAAGAGAAAAACATCCATATGAAAATGATCCTTATTTATGGATGTCAAAAGTTGATCTTAAAATCTGGATTGCTGAAGTATTAATGAGTAAAATTGATCGAATGTCCATGGCAAACTCTTTAGAATTAAGAGCTCCTTTTTTAGATTATAGGTTAGTGGATTATATGTTGTCTTTACCTGGGCACCTTCGGGCAGGAGATACCAATAAATATCTTTTAAAGAAAATTGCTTCAAAATATATACCTACTTCTATTGTAAATAGAAGAAAAAAAGGCTTTAGCTCTCCTTTTATTGAATGGTTATACGCAGAATATGATAAAGAAATCTTAACATTAATGTTAAAAGTAGCCAATGAGAGTGGGTTATTTCATAGTGAATTTATAAAATATTTATATTTAGAAGGGAAAGAAGGACGATTTAAACAGCACATTTGGTCTTTATATTTATTTTGCAGATGGTATCAAAAAGTCTTTATGTGA
- a CDS encoding methyltransferase domain-containing protein: MKETALKYLVCPECESEFTLTVITSKNERIKEGVLHCKKCSKEFEIKDFIPRFVKSEEYVESFGNEWHLFKRVKNDREEMSKNEMQQYLSLKEEDIKEKEVLEIGCGAGPYLEISASSFKAKHIVGVDLSRAVDAAYENIGHLENVTIIQADLFYLPFKKERFDVVYSLGVLHHTPDTQKAFASISKFVKSSGLCSIWLYGAYWLRKSANQDRIRKYITSKMSMKVLYRFSKVASWLYYLYKIPFLGNAFRETFPIAMDKDKEVRALNTYDMYSPSYINRHYIDDVYTWFIDNGFKKIEPCRYLLGMKGIKR, encoded by the coding sequence GTGAAAGAAACTGCTTTAAAATATTTAGTTTGTCCTGAGTGTGAAAGCGAATTTACATTAACAGTGATTACTTCAAAAAATGAACGCATTAAAGAGGGAGTATTACATTGTAAAAAATGCAGTAAAGAGTTTGAAATAAAAGATTTCATTCCTCGTTTTGTAAAGAGTGAAGAATATGTAGAATCTTTTGGTAATGAATGGCATCTTTTTAAAAGAGTCAAGAATGATCGAGAAGAGATGTCAAAAAATGAAATGCAACAATATTTGTCATTAAAAGAAGAAGATATAAAAGAAAAAGAGGTATTAGAAATTGGTTGTGGAGCAGGTCCTTATTTAGAAATCAGCGCTTCATCTTTTAAAGCTAAACATATAGTGGGTGTTGATTTAAGTCGAGCAGTTGATGCTGCTTATGAAAATATAGGCCACTTAGAAAACGTAACAATCATACAAGCAGATTTGTTTTATTTGCCTTTTAAAAAAGAGAGATTTGATGTTGTGTATTCATTAGGCGTGCTTCATCATACCCCAGATACCCAAAAAGCTTTTGCTTCAATCAGTAAATTTGTAAAATCCAGTGGTTTATGCAGTATATGGTTATATGGTGCATATTGGTTACGAAAAAGTGCAAATCAAGATCGTATAAGAAAATACATTACTTCAAAGATGTCCATGAAAGTTTTGTACCGTTTTTCTAAAGTGGCCTCTTGGTTATATTATCTTTATAAGATACCTTTCTTGGGTAATGCATTCAGGGAAACATTTCCAATTGCAATGGATAAAGACAAAGAGGTAAGAGCTTTAAATACATACGATATGTACAGTCCTTCGTATATCAATCGTCACTATATTGATGATGTGTATACGTGGTTTATTGACAACGGTTTTAAAAAGATAGAACCTTGTCGATACCTCTTAGGAATGAAAGGAATAAAGAGGTAA